The DNA sequence GAAAGCCTCGACTACGAGATTTTGGAGAACGAGTTCTTCAAGCAGGACTGGCGCAGCCGTGAGACCGTGCACGTCTTCCAGTAcatcttcatgaagtggttcacCTGTTTCCTCGTCGGAATTATCGTCGGAATGATCGGTTTCTGCAATAACCTCGCCGTCGAGAACATCGCCGGCGTCAAGTTCGTCATCACCTCCAACATGATGCTGGAGCAGAGGTAGGTGGTAGTTTCGCTTCGAATTTGGTTTGATTTTCGAATTATGAATGATAATTGGGGATTTTTCTGTTAGGTTTTGGATGGCGTTTGTTGTCTTCTTCTCTTATAACTTGGCGCTCACTGTGTTTGCGTCTACTATCACTTCTTTAGTGGCGCCGGCGGCTGCCGGCTCCGGCATACCGGAGGTGAAGGCTTACCTTAATGGAGTGGACGCTCCGGGGATATTTTCAATTCGGACTTTGATCGTAAAGGTGACATTGCAAACTGTGTTGAATTTTGCTTAATGTAGTTCAGaaagaaattatatcaattgTTAGTCTCTTATATATGAGTAGAGATTATCTAAGAATTCGATGAATttgatgtttttgtttatatgggGTAAATTCTTTGACAACAGCATAGTAATATCACTGGCTGGCACTGATTAACTGTTTAGTAACGATTGTCCATGAATTGCCATAGTTTCATACtgatagttttggttttggtttttgttcagATAGTTGGCAGTATTACTGCTGTGTCATCGTCTCTTTTAATTGGGAAGGCAGGGCCGATGGTGCATACTGGTGCATGTGTTGCATCATTGTTGGGACAGGGTGGATCAAAGAAGCATGGTTTGACATGGAAGTGGCTACGATACTTCAAGAATGATCGAGACCGTAGGGATCTTGTGACTTGTGGATCAGCTGCTGGAATTGCTGCCTCTTTCCGTTCACCTGTTGGTGGTCTGCTCTTTGCTCTTGAAGAGATGGCATCTTGGTACATGTTTTTGCTGTTTGTTCTTGTGTGATCAAAATTAATGTCTCCAATACTCAACTTTGCATACTTTTTGCATCCTATGCATTACATGTTGTTGAGACAACATTCAAGACCTAACTATATGTAGTTTATTGATTAGACGATTAAAAGCAAACCAGAGTGATTAGCTTTTTGGGAAAAGATATTTAAAATAATGAAATTTAACCAATGTTTCGTTCCGTAGGTGGCGAGGAGCCCTTTTGTGGAGAGCTTTTTTCACAACAGCTGTAATTGCGATTGTGCTCCGAGCTTGGATTGATTTTTGCTTGAGTGGAAAATGTGGGCTATTTGGTACCGGAGGCCTGATAATGTTTGACGTATATTCATCGAATATGTCTTATCACCTAACAGATGTGCCTCCTGTGCTACTCCTGGCATTTGTAGGTGGCATATTGGGGAGCTTCTACAATTATCTATTAACAAAAGTTCTCCGAATTTACAATCTCATCCACGAGTAAGCATCTTGGTGATGTCTTGCATATTTTAGTGATTTCAGAATGTTGTACAACACTCTGTTTTGCACTCCTcttgattttttctttattttttttttccaggaaAGGCATCTTTTATAAAGTTCTTCTTGCTTGCTCAATTTCCATTTTCACATCTTGTCTTCTCTTTGGATTGCCATGGCTTGCATCTTGCCGACCTTGCCCACCTGATGCATCAGAGGCCTGTCCTACAATTGGAAGGTCCGGTAACTACAAGAAGTTCCAATGTCCTCCTGGTCACTATAATGACCTTGCCAGCCTCATATTTAACACAAATGATGATGCCATCAGAAATCTTTTCAGCAAGGACACTGATACCGAGTTTCAATACTCCTCAGTTCTCATATTTTTAATCTCCTGCTTTTTCTTAAGTATCTTTAGCTATGGGGTTGTTGTTCCTGCTGGTTTGTTTGTACCTGTTATTGTGACTGGTGCATCATATGGCCGCTTTGTTGGAATGTTGGTGGGTTCATACACAGATCTCAATCATGGTCTTTATGCTGTGCTGGGGGCTGCTTCTTTACTTGGTGGAACCATGAGGATGACCGTGTCTTTGTGTGTAATTATTCTGGAGCTGACCAATAATCTGTTATTGCTACCATTGATAATGATAGTTCTTCTTGTTTCCAAGACCACAGCAGATGCTTTCAATGGTAACATATACAATCTTATTATGAAAGCAAAGGGTCTTCCATATTTAAAGGGTCATGCTGAACCATATCTGAGGCAGCTGACAGTAAGTGACGTAGTGACTGGGCCACTTCAACTCTTTAATGGCATTGAGAAAGTTGGTAATATAGTACATGTTCTCAGAACTACAGGGCATAATGGTTTCCCTGTAATTGATGAGTCTCCACCACCTGAACCTCctgttttgtttggtttggtCCTCCGTGCCCATCTTATTGAATTGTTGAAGAAGAAATCTTTTGTGTCTACTCCAGTGCGGACGACTACTGATGCCTTCAGACAGTTTTCGTCGGAGGATTTTGCAAAGAGGGGT is a window from the Rosa chinensis cultivar Old Blush chromosome 2, RchiOBHm-V2, whole genome shotgun sequence genome containing:
- the LOC112189945 gene encoding putative chloride channel-like protein CLC-g: MSSNGIHNGEDPESITAPLLSGRRFALNNHTSQVALVGANVSPIESLDYEILENEFFKQDWRSRETVHVFQYIFMKWFTCFLVGIIVGMIGFCNNLAVENIAGVKFVITSNMMLEQRFWMAFVVFFSYNLALTVFASTITSLVAPAAAGSGIPEVKAYLNGVDAPGIFSIRTLIVKIVGSITAVSSSLLIGKAGPMVHTGACVASLLGQGGSKKHGLTWKWLRYFKNDRDRRDLVTCGSAAGIAASFRSPVGGLLFALEEMASWWRGALLWRAFFTTAVIAIVLRAWIDFCLSGKCGLFGTGGLIMFDVYSSNMSYHLTDVPPVLLLAFVGGILGSFYNYLLTKVLRIYNLIHEKGIFYKVLLACSISIFTSCLLFGLPWLASCRPCPPDASEACPTIGRSGNYKKFQCPPGHYNDLASLIFNTNDDAIRNLFSKDTDTEFQYSSVLIFLISCFFLSIFSYGVVVPAGLFVPVIVTGASYGRFVGMLVGSYTDLNHGLYAVLGAASLLGGTMRMTVSLCVIILELTNNLLLLPLIMIVLLVSKTTADAFNGNIYNLIMKAKGLPYLKGHAEPYLRQLTVSDVVTGPLQLFNGIEKVGNIVHVLRTTGHNGFPVIDESPPPEPPVLFGLVLRAHLIELLKKKSFVSTPVRTTTDAFRQFSSEDFAKRGSGNGDKIEDIELTEEEMEMYIDLHPFTNASPYTVVETMSLAKALILFRQVGLRHLLVIPKMSCRSPIVGILTRHDFMPEHIFRLHPTLVSSRWKRLRLRLPVREKSFRLS